A window of Nicotiana sylvestris chromosome 8, ASM39365v2, whole genome shotgun sequence genomic DNA:
GATgataataaaaaatgaaaataaaatgttAAGTAAACTCCATTCAGAATTTAGACCATAAGTAATATTGCCTAACAACATGACATATAATCCATAACTTGAAGTATATAGCATAAAAGTTTTCTAACGTGACATATAATTCATAATGAAATACTCATATTCAATAAAATCCTTAACGGTTATACCATAAAATAATAACACTTTGCACACTTGAAAACAATCAATATCATAAAGCTAATTGGAGATAAAATAATTAGAAATTGGAATTACAAATCAAAGTAGAAGAAATAATGAGACAAAAGTAAAACAAAACCCATACCTGAAGATATGGAAGCGGCAGAAGGAATAAACAAGTTTTTCACGTATGTAGGTTATTAGACTTCACCtatatataatatgtattatatttgGGATGCTGACTTCACGTAGAATTCTATTATAGAATTATATGAGAAAGAGACTTTgctattatttaaaataaaaaaaggtaaagggtaaaatagaattataaagtaataagttagggcataattagaaagaaaaataggaaacagtaccaccacaccaaatcggttgttTCAAAAAGTGGGACTTTTCATTGTTTCGGAACAATAgatttaacaatacaatacaaccaattttaactagacaatcaaaacaaacattgttcTGGGaaaacaatacaatacgatacaatgggtaacaaccatccaaaaaAACTGTAAGTGATCTCCGGTTGATTGCGTATTAGTTATTATCATGATTTTTTTTATAAAGTGAGAGACTCTAGTGAAATCATAGATTGCTTATGTGTTAACTAGAAATCGCCCAAGTAATATTTATGATCGCCTAAGTGATCTTCGATTGATCGCTTATTAGTTATTACCAGGATCTTTTTTATAAAGTGGAAGATCCTTGTGAAATTATAGATCGCCTATATGTTATCTAGATTATGATCGCCTAAGTGATCTCCGATTGATCGCTTATTAATTATTACGATGATCTTTTTCTAAATAAAGTGGGAGATCCTAGTGAAACCATAGATTGACTATGTGTTATATAAAAATCGCACATGTATTATTTATGCTAGCTTGTGTGGTCTCCAGTTGATCGCCTATTAGTTATTACCAGGATCATTTTTTATAAAGTGGGAGATCGTGCTGGAATCATAAATCGCCTATGTTTTACTTAGAAATCACACATATATTATTTATGATCGATTGAGTGACTTTTGGTTGATCGCTTATTAGTTATTACCACGAATATTTTGTTATAAAGTTGGAGATCCTAATAAAATCATAGATCGCCTATGTATTATCTAAAAATAACCTATATATTGTTTATAATCACTTAAGTGATCTTTCGTTGATTGCTTATTAATTATTATCAAGATTATTTTTTATAAAGTGGGAGATTCTGCTTAAATCATAGGCGGCCTATGTGTTACCTAGCAATCACCTATAAATTATTTATGATGGTCTAAGTGATTTTCAAATAATCGCTTATTGGTTATTATTATTATGCTTATTTTCTTATTATATACttcctctgttccagtttatgtgaacctatttcgtTTTTGGTCCGTTctaaaaaagaatgacccctttctaaatttggtaataatttagcttaaacttacaattctacccttaatgagaagtttttataaccacacaaatactccgggcccctttttgacttgtttagagccacaaattccaaaaatcttcattttttgttaaactccgtgtccagtcaaacaagttcacataaattggaacggagggagtataattcTTAACTATTACCAATATTCTTACTCCTGTcaatgaagaaattaaagaaaaaacttaattaaaaataaaaaaattaaaaatacgcGGCGTCTCCTCATTAAATAATTTTCTCTTTAAACAATATACtcaaaaataaaaagacaaataTACCCCTGGCAAGTGGCGTAACAGGACCAAACATCGAAATTGGGAGGCAATTTCTTCAACCGTCAGTCCAAAGCAAAGGCAATTTCGCGTTAAAGACAGTTTCTTAGTTGTATTCTCATGGCCTTTTTCCTATTGTCCCCTTCTCCGAAACCTCTCTCTACCGTCCAATTTCTCCTTATATATTATTCACAAACACACCCTTTTTACCAAAACAGTTCAAATCTTCTCTCAAATTCACTTCTATTTTCTCTCCATTTTCTTCAATAATGGCTACGTCAAGAAAATCCAATTTCAATGATTTTTTGCCACTTATGGCTGAAAAACTAGGTGGGGATGGTTTAATTGGTGAATTATGTAAAGGGTTTCAGTTATTAATGGATAAGGATAAAAGGGTCATTACGTTTGAGAGTCTAAAAAAGAATTCTGCTTTGTTAGGGCTTCAAGATTTGAGTGATGATGATCTTAAGAGTATGCTAAAAGAAGGTGATTTTGATGGAGATGGAGCTCTTAATCAGATGgaattttgtgttttgatgtttAGATTGAGTCCTGAATTAATGGAACAGTCTCAGTTTTTGTTAGATGAGGCTCTTAACCAAGATTCTGAGTTTTCATTCTAACTTTTTCTCTTTTATACTTTCTATAATGTAAACACAGAAAACCATTGATAATATATACAGATGTTTACTGCACCCTTTTGTGTTATTCTCCTTTTTTTGTTGTTTCTGGCTTTATTTATGTATGTCTTTGTTACCATCTGTATCTTTGTTTTGAGCTTGTGATTTTAACCAAACTTAGAAAAACTAGATTATATTCACCATTGTTACCTTGACAAGTAAAATTGACTAAAAAGATAGCTGCCAGTTCACAGACTCTGATTTTGCTAATAGTTCTACACCTCTTTCTGTAATTGCTCAGCTAATTGAAAATTGCATTGTTGTGACGGCAAGTTGTCACATCGGTCATgttgtctccgtgtgacctataggttacGGATTCGAGCCGTGGAATCGGTGATACTTGGATCAGGGTAGGCTGTGCGGCCCTTCCTCGGACCCTGCATAAACGGGGATGCTTTGTGCATCGGGGAAGGGGAGCCTTAGAACAatggtaaagttgtctccgtgtgacctataTGTCACGGGTTTAAGCCGTGGAAGCacccactaatgcttgcattaggttaGGATGTCTATATCACATCCCTTGGTGCGGTCTTTCCTCGGACCCTGCGTGAACACGGGATGCTTTGTGTGTCGGGGAAGGGGAACATTGGAGCAACACTAAAGTCGTCTctatgtgacctataggtcacgggttcgagcagTAGAAGCAAccactaatgcttgtattaggTTAGATTGTTTACATCACATACCTTGTGGTGCGGCCCTTTTCCGAACCCCGCAAGATGCATTGTGCACCCGGCTGCCCTTATTGTTGTGACGGCTAAATTTGTTGGTAATCTCTCCATCAAGAAGAGAGCAAAAACCACAAATTTTGTGATAATATTCTCCAGTCATCTCATTAGTTTACACTGAAAGGGCCTGAAGAATTTGCTCGAGCCTTAGAATATTTCAGGGTTCACCTTACCATGTTGACCCATACTACTGGCGGATGTAAAGTATACCTGCTAGCAGTGGCGGATGTAGAGTATAGTTACTCGGTTTCCGGAAACCCAATAACTTTTGCATAGAGCctgtatttttattaaaaaattcattaaatatcaATAAATATATAAGCGTGAACCCAGTTATTATTGCATATTAATTTGATATTACAATAGAAACCCATAAACTTccaatcctggatccgcctctgtctATCGGGTTCCGGGAACCCAATAACTTTTGCGTAGATTctgtatttttattaaaaaatccatcaaatattaataaaaatataactgtgaacccagttattattgtatattaatttgaTATTACAATAGAaactcataaacttcaaatcctgAATCCGCATCTGACCCGTACATATAATTCCTGGCAAAGTCAACATCACTTTGGGACAGGTAGAGCTTGTCTGTCTTTTTCTCCTTGCAGTTGTTGTTGTTTACTCTA
This region includes:
- the LOC104233490 gene encoding calcium-binding protein KRP1-like — translated: MATSRKSNFNDFLPLMAEKLGGDGLIGELCKGFQLLMDKDKRVITFESLKKNSALLGLQDLSDDDLKSMLKEGDFDGDGALNQMEFCVLMFRLSPELMEQSQFLLDEALNQDSEFSF